A window of Primulina tabacum isolate GXHZ01 chromosome 4, ASM2559414v2, whole genome shotgun sequence contains these coding sequences:
- the LOC142542232 gene encoding uncharacterized protein LOC142542232 isoform X2 encodes MSPSDLAISDDEHASDEDEQHTPSPTIEKSNVKESDSDGGVHLRSNKSEEDVFSDAVTDFSESGISLSLEERLEIIKGDDKKIEQKSVEGDINVNLLKNVDECADITEKLNDPISSDQMCTGAEAVSVETGNHLQPDDTKYDSLKSVPIQVEGDELASVSFNSKEEKASDPTLMAVERKEAPHDKLDGSTHVSDTTNFTAVEDKPEMEDVEVPLAGTSDKFVPRETSGHDVESSKEKCSVTTVSIPVFHNSSAPEDDSTTRVLEENANHHDEKANCELPLAGNGSGKGFAMEEQIILDSSKPPVNSTDPLPSGEVDVDPRQLESLSKTDSGLLEFKDADFMRSRQGFEAGNITRLDIGLNLDVPDVVRVKSTAVADVLDESNHDGDVVFSEKTKEQLISKPSNNPFSDSAENYATINSLTNDVQKTPESINVHEDTEQKHDSGAVILPESSDSSPLKVQETPSVKEKCLLETDSNKSHATEDFSMPVSVSIVETPDKISHEDSSNADKKVSDGEKATVVDSKYSQDESYTNDKLINEKDNVSAADSLEGKWGSISAVETNSQSSPRSETNMQNSELRNVKVHQSKSDDFEPPSFMTLVQPGKTPDSVAASTASEIEPVQFNQQQKSESLQAGWFPSLTNVVNDSQGRKKNEEIIAKVTNWNAGKEHHSQLKNLLNEAKSPNPKQQKDETSRIDNGADGTTVSSVVEPEEPKLEIPHKEDWNSPARYPTMIKKEKKKGKPYWVPFACCSSVNRDL; translated from the exons AGTCTCAGCTTGGAAGAACGCTTAGAAATTATTAAAGGAGATGACAAGAAGATAGAGCAAAAAAGTGTGGAGGGTGATATTAATGTGAACCTGTTAAAGAATGTTGATGAATGTGCTG ACATAACCGAGAAACTCAATGATCCGATAAGTAGTGACCAAATGTGTACTGGTGCCGAAGCAGTTTCTGTTGAAACCGGCAATCACTTACAGCCTGATGATACCAAATATGATAGCCTGAAGAGTGTACCTATCCAAGTGGAAGGAGATGAGTTGGCTTCTGTGAGCTTTAACTCCAAAGAGGAAAAAGCTTCAGATCCTACATTGATGGCTGTTGAGAGAAAGGAAGCGCCACATGATAAGCTTGATGGAAGCACTCATGTCTCAGATACCACTAATTTTACTGCTGTTGAAGATAAACCTGAAATGGAAGACGTCGAAGTGCCTCTTGCAGGGACATCTGATAAATTTGTACCGAGGGAAACAAGTGGTCATGATGTAGAGTCTTCAAAGGAAAAATGTTCAGTCACGACTGTTTCAATCCCGGTCTTCCATAATTCTTCTGCGCCAGAAGATGATTCAACTACAAGGGTTCTTGAAGAAAATGCGAATCATCATGATGAAAAGGCGAATTGTGAGCTTCCGTTGGCTGGGAATGGAAGTGGCAAAGGATTTGCTATGGAGGAGCAAATAATTCTTGATTCATCAAAACCACCTGTTAATTCAACCGATCCTTTACCTTCAGGTGAAGTGGATGTTGATCCAAGACAATTAGAAAGCTTATCTAAAACTGATTCTGGCTTGCTAGAATTCAAAGATGCTGATTTTATGAGATCTCGTCAAGGATTTGAAGCGGGTAACATCACTAGATTGGATATTGGGCTAAATCTTGACGTCCCTGATGTTGTCAGAGTAAAGTCCACTGCTGTTGCTGACGTGTTGGACGAATCTAATCATGACGGTGATGTTGTGTTTTCAGAAAAAACTAAAGAACAGCTGATTTCAAAACCTTCCAACAATCCATTCTCAGATTCAGCTGAAAACTACGCCActataaatagcctcaccaATGATGTTCAAAAAACACCAGAGTCCATCAATGTTCACGAGGATACCGAACAGAAACATGATAGCGGTGCTGTCATATTACCTGAAAGTTCTGACAGCTCCCCACTAAAAGTGCAAGAAACACCGTCTGTGAAGGAAAAATGTCTGCTTGAAACTGATTCTAACAAGAGCCATGCAACTGAAGATTTCAGTATGCCGGTATCGGTTAGCATTGTCGAAACACCTGACAAAATTTCACACGAAGATTCTTCGAATGCTGATAAAAAAGTCTCTGATGGTGAAAAGGCCACTGTTGTTGATTCCAAATACTCGCAAGATGAAAGCTATACAAATGACAAGCTGATAAATGAGAAAGATAACGTCTCTGCAGCTGATAGTCTGGAAGGAAAATGGGGTTCGATTTCAG CTGTCGAAACAAACTCTCAATCATCCCCAAGATCAGAAACTAATATGCAGAATTCAGAGCTGAGGAACGTTAAAGTCCATCAAAGCAAGTCAGATGATTTTGAGCCACCTTCTTTCATGACTTTGGTTCAACCTGGGAAAACACCTGATTCGGTAGCTGCGTCTACTGCTTCAGAAATCGAGCCAGTCCAATTCAATCAACAACAAAAATCTGAATCATTACAGGCTGGTTGGTTCCCTTCTTTAACTAATGTAGTGAACGACTCACAAGGGAgaaagaaaaatgaggagatAATTGCAAAAGTAACAAATTGGAATGCGGGCAAGGAACATCACAGCCAGCTGAAAAATCTTTTGAATGAAGCCAAGTCCCCAAACCCGAAACAACAGAAAGACGAGACTTCGCGGATAGATAATGGTGCTGATGGGACGACTGTGAGTTCCGTTGTTGAACCTGAAGAACCTAAACTTGAGATACCGCATAAAGAGGATTGGAACTCTCCGGCTAGGTACCCAACCATGatcaagaaagaaaaaaagaaaggcAAACCATATTGGGTGCCATTTGCTTGCTGCTCTTCGGTGAACAGGGATCTGTGA